Proteins encoded within one genomic window of Tabrizicola piscis:
- a CDS encoding tetratricopeptide repeat protein produces the protein MRHSGLVVLCLGGTMFLSACQQNSDAQVQRALKDVNVIDESNLNDVMLTVADPNEAVVYFTSAVQQKPDRIDLKRGLAKSLTRAQKPSEAAVIWRQIVDSGEATAEDRVLLADALIRSNQWDAAKAELNLIPPTHESFDRYRIEAMVADADKNWAKADSFYEIAVGLTTRPASTLNNWGFSKLTRGEHAGAEKLFVEALTHDPSMFTAKNNLVLARAAQRKYDLPVVRMTQTERAELLYSMALAAVKQGDVTVGKGLLQQAIDTHPQHFEAASRSLEALDSNVQL, from the coding sequence ATGCGCCACTCTGGTCTAGTTGTGCTGTGCCTTGGCGGCACAATGTTCCTGTCGGCCTGTCAGCAGAATTCAGATGCGCAGGTGCAACGGGCCCTGAAAGACGTCAACGTCATTGATGAATCCAACCTGAACGATGTGATGCTGACAGTGGCCGACCCGAATGAGGCGGTCGTCTACTTTACCAGCGCCGTTCAGCAGAAGCCCGACCGGATTGACCTGAAACGCGGGTTGGCAAAATCACTCACCCGCGCCCAGAAACCGTCGGAAGCAGCGGTGATCTGGCGCCAGATCGTCGATTCCGGCGAAGCCACGGCGGAAGATCGGGTCTTGCTGGCAGATGCGCTGATCCGCTCCAACCAGTGGGACGCTGCCAAGGCCGAGCTGAACCTGATCCCCCCCACCCACGAAAGCTTCGACCGCTACCGGATCGAGGCGATGGTCGCCGACGCGGACAAGAACTGGGCGAAGGCCGACAGTTTCTATGAAATCGCCGTCGGTCTGACCACGCGCCCGGCCAGCACGCTGAACAACTGGGGCTTTTCCAAACTGACCCGCGGCGAACATGCCGGGGCGGAAAAGCTGTTTGTCGAAGCCCTGACCCACGACCCTTCGATGTTCACCGCCAAGAACAACCTCGTTCTGGCCCGGGCCGCACAGCGCAAGTACGACCTGCCCGTGGTGCGGATGACCCAGACCGAACGCGCCGAGCTTCTGTATTCCATGGCGCTTGCCGCCGTGAAGCAGGGCGACGTCACGGTGGGCAAGGGCCTGTTGCAACAAGCCATCGACACTCACCCCCAGCATTTCGAGGCCGCAAGCCGCAGCCTTGAGGCCCTTGATTCGAACGTGCAGCTCTGA
- a CDS encoding type II secretion system F family protein → MEISAAPLIYILIFVAVVVIVEGIYLTVFGKSISLNNRLSRRLTLLEKNANREQVLEQLRKEMNQHLNAKNIPLYSVFAKKAQRANIAFSPQQLIAVMGVVAVLAFLMLTLFTSATVGVRVILGIVMGVGGVYFWVNKKAKKRMELLEEQLPDSIELMVRSLRVGHPFSAAIGIVAKEIPDPLGSEFGVIADEAAYGRDVTESLKAFAERMDSQDLRFLAVAVTIQQTSGGNLAEILDGLSKVIRARFKLFRRVRAITAEAKWSGMFLSAFPIVALLMIIVIKPDYYDGVRETSAFIPAALFVGVFLLINIIFMKVMTNIKV, encoded by the coding sequence ATGGAAATCAGCGCAGCACCCCTGATCTATATCCTGATCTTCGTCGCCGTCGTGGTGATCGTCGAAGGCATCTATCTGACCGTCTTCGGCAAATCGATCAGCCTGAACAACCGGCTCAGCCGACGGCTGACCCTGCTTGAGAAAAACGCCAACCGCGAACAGGTTCTGGAGCAGCTCCGCAAGGAGATGAACCAGCACCTCAACGCCAAGAACATCCCGCTGTACTCGGTCTTCGCCAAGAAGGCGCAGCGCGCGAACATCGCCTTCTCGCCGCAACAGTTGATCGCAGTGATGGGCGTGGTGGCAGTTCTGGCCTTCCTCATGCTGACGCTCTTCACCAGCGCCACGGTTGGGGTGCGGGTCATCCTTGGCATCGTCATGGGCGTCGGCGGGGTCTATTTCTGGGTCAACAAGAAGGCCAAGAAGCGGATGGAGCTGCTGGAAGAACAGCTGCCCGATTCCATCGAACTGATGGTCCGCAGCTTGCGCGTCGGTCACCCGTTCTCGGCTGCGATCGGCATCGTGGCCAAGGAAATTCCCGATCCGCTCGGCTCGGAATTCGGTGTCATCGCGGATGAGGCCGCTTATGGCCGCGACGTGACTGAATCGCTCAAGGCCTTCGCGGAACGGATGGACAGTCAGGATTTGCGCTTCCTCGCGGTGGCCGTGACGATCCAGCAAACCTCAGGCGGCAACCTGGCCGAGATTCTGGACGGCCTGTCCAAGGTGATCCGCGCCCGCTTCAAGCTGTTCCGCCGCGTCCGCGCCATCACGGCCGAAGCGAAATGGTCCGGCATGTTCCTGTCAGCCTTCCCGATCGTCGCGCTGCTGATGATCATCGTCATCAAGCCTGACTACTATGACGGCGTGCGCGAAACGTCTGCCTTCATTCCGGCGGCGCTTTTCGTCGGTGTTTTCCTGCTCATCAACATCATCTTCATGAAGGTGATGACCAACATCAAGGTCTAG
- a CDS encoding type II secretion system F family protein, which produces MNPFSAVNTMLIDTLGPLGPLMAVGFLGLLLILIALPTVMKRQRDRFRELKDSQPGLGDGEKKRALRRVEKVDKLERFAHFLEPQKKDELSAAKLKMLRAGYTNKNSVRMFHAMQFLLGIGFLIVGLIMALVKSINGELTTNSMLMYALLPCAIGYYIPRYWVDKRVEKRQTEIIEGFPDALDLMLVCVEAGQSLDQSLIRVGKESRMGYPALADEFDMVAQEVKAGKERTSVLKDMAERVGVPDVASFVTTLVQSATFGTSVAEALRVYSADMRDKRIMRAEEKANMLPTKLTLGTMLFTVPPLLVILIGPSIHGIATMLMEMRPG; this is translated from the coding sequence ATGAACCCGTTTTCTGCTGTCAACACCATGCTGATCGACACCCTGGGTCCGCTTGGCCCGCTGATGGCGGTCGGGTTTCTGGGGCTGCTGCTGATCCTCATCGCCCTGCCCACGGTGATGAAGCGTCAGCGTGACCGCTTCCGCGAACTCAAGGACTCACAGCCGGGCCTTGGCGACGGCGAAAAGAAGCGCGCCCTGCGGCGGGTCGAAAAGGTCGACAAGCTGGAACGCTTCGCGCATTTTCTGGAGCCCCAGAAGAAGGACGAGCTTTCGGCAGCCAAGCTGAAGATGCTGCGCGCGGGCTATACCAACAAGAACTCGGTCCGCATGTTCCATGCGATGCAGTTTCTGCTGGGCATCGGCTTTCTGATCGTCGGCCTGATCATGGCGCTGGTCAAATCGATCAACGGCGAACTGACCACCAACTCCATGCTGATGTATGCGCTTCTGCCTTGCGCCATTGGCTATTACATCCCGCGCTATTGGGTCGACAAGCGCGTCGAGAAGCGCCAGACCGAGATCATCGAAGGCTTCCCTGACGCGCTTGACCTGATGCTGGTCTGCGTCGAAGCGGGCCAGTCGCTGGACCAATCCCTCATCCGCGTCGGCAAGGAAAGCCGCATGGGCTATCCCGCCCTCGCCGATGAATTCGACATGGTCGCGCAAGAGGTGAAGGCCGGCAAGGAACGCACCTCGGTTCTCAAGGATATGGCCGAACGCGTGGGTGTGCCCGACGTGGCCTCTTTCGTGACCACGCTGGTGCAATCCGCCACCTTCGGCACCTCGGTCGCCGAAGCCCTGCGTGTCTATTCCGCCGACATGCGCGACAAACGCATCATGCGGGCGGAAGAAAAGGCAAACATGTTGCCTACCAAGCTGACCCTTGGCACTATGCTGTTCACGGTTCCGCCGCTGCTGGTCATCCTTATCGGCCCGTCAATCCACGGGATCGCGACGATGCTGATGGAAATGCGGCCCGGCTGA
- a CDS encoding tetratricopeptide repeat protein has product MRHQISALLLAAIALSACAPSGGVSRNLPYGVDGRGDAVDGLTVGHRLMEAQEYELALKAYYRAAAEEGATIDTLSAIGSANLALGRLGQAEKMLRRALEEDPTFVPAMNNLGVVLMERGKLGEARLVFQQAFAQDSGQTDSIRENLMRAIAATEAVVYSPDEEEGEFRLVRREKGKYVLLTQL; this is encoded by the coding sequence GTGCGCCACCAGATTTCTGCGCTACTGCTTGCAGCCATCGCGCTGTCTGCCTGCGCGCCCTCGGGTGGGGTGTCTCGCAACCTGCCCTATGGTGTCGATGGCCGCGGTGATGCGGTCGACGGTCTGACCGTTGGCCACCGCCTGATGGAAGCCCAGGAATACGAACTGGCGCTAAAGGCCTATTACCGCGCCGCCGCCGAAGAAGGCGCGACGATCGACACCCTGTCCGCCATCGGCTCCGCCAACCTTGCGCTGGGCCGTCTGGGCCAGGCCGAAAAGATGCTGCGCCGCGCGCTTGAGGAAGACCCGACCTTCGTTCCCGCCATGAACAATCTTGGCGTCGTCCTGATGGAACGCGGCAAGCTGGGTGAGGCGCGGCTCGTCTTCCAGCAGGCTTTCGCGCAGGATAGTGGCCAAACGGACTCGATCCGCGAAAATCTGATGCGCGCTATCGCCGCAACCGAAGCGGTCGTGTACAGTCCTGATGAAGAAGAAGGTGAGTTCCGCCTCGTGCGGCGTGAAAAGGGCAAATATGTCCTCCTCACGCAGCTTTAG